Proteins from a single region of Amyelois transitella isolate CPQ chromosome 31, ilAmyTran1.1, whole genome shotgun sequence:
- the LOC106137485 gene encoding uncharacterized protein LOC106137485 translates to MASPPPVVERHPCADIKRPVSDLVATKEVAEAIGRDYRTLPSFEKGLFEYKGRKLYSLETNEFLKCHWNDYVKNFENRVFAPFQFLDIRDYHFVNCRNQLRPSESIHTKTDFRFKLKPGPGVDVVHGTQLPIPQELLMTRGEVKRQKTGKKRKESIEKK, encoded by the exons ATGGCTTCACCACCGCCTGTCGTCGAGAGACACCCATGTGCTGACATAAAAAGGCCGGTTTCTGATCTTGTCGCAACCAaag AGGTCGCCGAAGCCATTGGACGCGATTACCGGACTCTGCCTTCGTTTGAGAAGGGCCTTTTTGAGTACAAGGGGAGGAAGTTGTATTCCTTGGAGACCAATGAGTTTCTGAAGTGCCACTGGAATGATTACGTGAAGAATTTTGAAAACCGTGTGTTCGCGCCTTTCCAATTCCTGGATATAAG AGATTATCATTTCGTCAACTGCCGCAATCAGTTGAGGCCGTCAGAATCCATACACACGAAAACTGACTTCAGATTCAAGTTAAAGCCTGGTCCAGGGGTAGATGTGGTGCATGGGACCCAGCTCCCGATACCGCAGGAGCTGCTCATGACCAGGGGTGAAGTAAAGCGGCAGAAGACaggaaagaaaagaaaagagtccatagaaaagaaataa
- the LOC106137502 gene encoding uncharacterized protein LOC106137502 isoform X4, with protein MHKDYGNYKMYNMMALIVSYKNLSFIPEYSTNKMTGLRRICAIKYWLRKPTKHRNLQIMFCLFVLLCISMIVYKLAFETHDGDLEYQLIYKRAERILAEQLRRDKGRGCVMPKLDPFGKEATIYDSDPTKIVCPGIGWVKCYLSECKVVEEILNNYTSVVCVYRDIIFEAELKSSYGDPISVVDANVYHLNISDHVEVSCSGIEKSYNIVGDGTREALTPLLSGKNLFELPNTRSDSGNKTCDSYPFIFYKLRDDGYRTAYFEDGPGKGAFQWDLNGFRHQPVHHYLSAYLDHSGRYYKDYCLDDTPQFKVMMNLTYQFMQLSGKKFIFTIVGDISHDNYSVITAADDDFVEFLKTFKHEGHLHNTMLIVMGDHGPRFGVDRERPQARLEERLPLMSIVLPETLKTRRPTALSALQYNVNSLTTPYDIHATLLDALDLRKYWNMYKIPGADHLRGMTLLEPIPQNRSCTEAGVGPHWCACAVWYEISQRDHMFKLASEALVDYINDLTEPARSQCSFRTISKVHWVKTQYIEDDELLQFLKNLKHQLYQVKATLNPGASNFEATLTFSVDAMEFIVTSKDISRTNKYKGESDCISRTHPRLLPYCYCKQ; from the exons atgcatAAGGACTATGGaaattacaaaatgtacaACATGATGGCTTTAATTGTTTCGTACAAAAATCT cagTTTTATACCAGAATATTCTACTAATAAGATGACTGGCCTGAGAAGAATATGCGCTATTAAATATTGGTTAAGGAAACCAACCAAACATcgcaatttacaaataatgttTTGCCTGTTCGTATTATTGTGTATATCGATGATAGTCTACAAACTTGCATTTGAGACCCATGATGGAGATTTGGAATATCAGTTGATTTAcaa ACGAGCTGAACGCATACTAGCAGAACAGTTGAGACGTGATAAGGGGAGAGGTTGTGTCATGCCGAAGTTGGATCCATTTGGAAAAGAAGCTACGATTTATGATAGCGATCCAACTAAAATAGTATGCCCTGGTATAGGTTGGGTGAAGTgctat CTGTCCGAGTGCAAAGTCGttgaagaaattttaaataattacacaaGCGTCGTCTGTGTGTACAGAGATATTATATTTGAGGCAGAGTTGAAAAGCAGTTATGGAGATCCGATTAGTGTCGTCGATGCTAACGTCTATCACTTAAATATAAGTGATCATGTTGAAGTGTCGTGTTCGGGAATAGAAAAAAG ctaTAACATCGTAGGTGACGGCACAAGGGAAGCTCTGACTCCGCTATTGAGCGGCAAAAATTTGTTTGAGTTACCGAACACGAGGTCGGACAGTGGAAATAAGACGTGTGACTCGTATCCGTTCATATTCTACAAGTTGAGAGATGATGG CTACAGAACAGCGTATTTTGAAGATGGCCCTGGCAAAGGAGCTTTCCAATGGGATTTGAACGGTTTCCGACATCAGCCTGTACACCATTACCTGTCAGCGTATCTCGATCACAGCGGCCGATATTACAAAGACTACTGTCTGGATGACACACCGCAGTTTAAAGTCATGATGAATTTGACTTATCAG TTCATGCAGCTGAGTGGAAAGAAGTTCATATTCACCATTGTAGGGGATATTTCTCATGACAATTACAGCGTCATAACTGCTGCTGATGATGATTTCGTGGAATTCCTCAAGACTTTTAAACACGAGGGCCACCTTCATAACACCATGTTAATTGTAATGGGTGATCACGGTCCAAG ATTCGGCGTTGACAGAGAAAGGCCTCAGGCCCGACTTGAAGAGCGTCTGCCTCTCATGTCAATAGTACTTCCAGAAACACTTAAAACGCGCAGGCCTACTGCTCTTTCGGCTTTGCAATACAATGTGAACTCTCTGACGACACCTTACGACATTCACGCGACGCTCCTAGATGCTCTCGATCTGCGAAAGTATTGGAACATGTATAAAATACCGGGAGCCGATCACCTTAGAGGCATGACGCTGCTAGAACCG ATTCCCCAAAATCGTTCGTGCACCGAGGCTGGCGTGGGGCCACATTGGTGCGCGTGCGCCGTTTGGTACGAGATATCACAAAGAGACCATATGTTTAAATTAGCGAGTGAGGCGCTTGTTGACTATATCAACGACCTTACAGAACCTGCCAG ATCACAATGCAGTTTTCGCACTATCTCTAAAGTCCATTGGGTGAAGACCCAGTATATTGAAGACGATGAACTTCTCCAGTTCTTGAAAAATCTGAAGCATCAGCTCTACCAAgttaaa gcAACCTTAAATCCTGGCGCGAGCAATTTCGAGGCAACTTTAACATTTTCGGTTGATGCAATGGAATTCATCGTCACTTCTAAAGACATCTCCCGtacaaataa GTATAAAGGCGAGTCTGATTGTATATCACGAACTCACCCTCGCCTGCTGCCCTACTGTTACTGTAAACAGTAG
- the LOC106137502 gene encoding uncharacterized protein LOC106137502 isoform X1 has product MHKDYGNYKMYNMMALIVSYKNLSFIPEYSTNKMTGLRRICAIKYWLRKPTKHRNLQIMFCLFVLLCISMIVYKLAFETHDGDLEYQLIYKRAERILAEQLRRDKGRGCVMPKLDPFGKEATIYDSDPTKIVCPGIGWVKCYLSECKVVEEILNNYTSVVCVYRDIIFEAELKSSYGDPISVVDANVYHLNISDHVEVSCSGIEKRLLYSSTWFGYQAGFRSSVHLNQAPIGRENSINILIFTFDSSAKIGFIRRMPKSFKYLTEEIHAIVLNSYNIVGDGTREALTPLLSGKNLFELPNTRSDSGNKTCDSYPFIFYKLRDDGYRTAYFEDGPGKGAFQWDLNGFRHQPVHHYLSAYLDHSGRYYKDYCLDDTPQFKVMMNLTYQFMQLSGKKFIFTIVGDISHDNYSVITAADDDFVEFLKTFKHEGHLHNTMLIVMGDHGPRFGVDRERPQARLEERLPLMSIVLPETLKTRRPTALSALQYNVNSLTTPYDIHATLLDALDLRKYWNMYKIPGADHLRGMTLLEPIPQNRSCTEAGVGPHWCACAVWYEISQRDHMFKLASEALVDYINDLTEPARSQCSFRTISKVHWVKTQYIEDDELLQFLKNLKHQLYQVKATLNPGASNFEATLTFSVDAMEFIVTSKDISRTNKYKGESDCISRTHPRLLPYCYCKQ; this is encoded by the exons atgcatAAGGACTATGGaaattacaaaatgtacaACATGATGGCTTTAATTGTTTCGTACAAAAATCT cagTTTTATACCAGAATATTCTACTAATAAGATGACTGGCCTGAGAAGAATATGCGCTATTAAATATTGGTTAAGGAAACCAACCAAACATcgcaatttacaaataatgttTTGCCTGTTCGTATTATTGTGTATATCGATGATAGTCTACAAACTTGCATTTGAGACCCATGATGGAGATTTGGAATATCAGTTGATTTAcaa ACGAGCTGAACGCATACTAGCAGAACAGTTGAGACGTGATAAGGGGAGAGGTTGTGTCATGCCGAAGTTGGATCCATTTGGAAAAGAAGCTACGATTTATGATAGCGATCCAACTAAAATAGTATGCCCTGGTATAGGTTGGGTGAAGTgctat CTGTCCGAGTGCAAAGTCGttgaagaaattttaaataattacacaaGCGTCGTCTGTGTGTACAGAGATATTATATTTGAGGCAGAGTTGAAAAGCAGTTATGGAGATCCGATTAGTGTCGTCGATGCTAACGTCTATCACTTAAATATAAGTGATCATGTTGAAGTGTCGTGTTCGGGAATAGAAAAAAG GTTATTATACTCCTCAACTTGGTTTGGCTATCAGGCCGGATTTCGTTCAAGTGTTCACCTGAACCAAGCTCCTATTGGTCGAGAGAATTCtattaatattcttattttcacaTTCGATTCCTCTGCGAAAATTGGATTTATACGTCGCATGCCAAAGAGTTTTAAGTATTTGACTGAAGAGATCCATGCTATCGTTCTTAATAG ctaTAACATCGTAGGTGACGGCACAAGGGAAGCTCTGACTCCGCTATTGAGCGGCAAAAATTTGTTTGAGTTACCGAACACGAGGTCGGACAGTGGAAATAAGACGTGTGACTCGTATCCGTTCATATTCTACAAGTTGAGAGATGATGG CTACAGAACAGCGTATTTTGAAGATGGCCCTGGCAAAGGAGCTTTCCAATGGGATTTGAACGGTTTCCGACATCAGCCTGTACACCATTACCTGTCAGCGTATCTCGATCACAGCGGCCGATATTACAAAGACTACTGTCTGGATGACACACCGCAGTTTAAAGTCATGATGAATTTGACTTATCAG TTCATGCAGCTGAGTGGAAAGAAGTTCATATTCACCATTGTAGGGGATATTTCTCATGACAATTACAGCGTCATAACTGCTGCTGATGATGATTTCGTGGAATTCCTCAAGACTTTTAAACACGAGGGCCACCTTCATAACACCATGTTAATTGTAATGGGTGATCACGGTCCAAG ATTCGGCGTTGACAGAGAAAGGCCTCAGGCCCGACTTGAAGAGCGTCTGCCTCTCATGTCAATAGTACTTCCAGAAACACTTAAAACGCGCAGGCCTACTGCTCTTTCGGCTTTGCAATACAATGTGAACTCTCTGACGACACCTTACGACATTCACGCGACGCTCCTAGATGCTCTCGATCTGCGAAAGTATTGGAACATGTATAAAATACCGGGAGCCGATCACCTTAGAGGCATGACGCTGCTAGAACCG ATTCCCCAAAATCGTTCGTGCACCGAGGCTGGCGTGGGGCCACATTGGTGCGCGTGCGCCGTTTGGTACGAGATATCACAAAGAGACCATATGTTTAAATTAGCGAGTGAGGCGCTTGTTGACTATATCAACGACCTTACAGAACCTGCCAG ATCACAATGCAGTTTTCGCACTATCTCTAAAGTCCATTGGGTGAAGACCCAGTATATTGAAGACGATGAACTTCTCCAGTTCTTGAAAAATCTGAAGCATCAGCTCTACCAAgttaaa gcAACCTTAAATCCTGGCGCGAGCAATTTCGAGGCAACTTTAACATTTTCGGTTGATGCAATGGAATTCATCGTCACTTCTAAAGACATCTCCCGtacaaataa GTATAAAGGCGAGTCTGATTGTATATCACGAACTCACCCTCGCCTGCTGCCCTACTGTTACTGTAAACAGTAG
- the LOC106137502 gene encoding uncharacterized protein LOC106137502 isoform X2 codes for MHKDYGNYKMYNMMALIVSYKNLFIPEYSTNKMTGLRRICAIKYWLRKPTKHRNLQIMFCLFVLLCISMIVYKLAFETHDGDLEYQLIYKRAERILAEQLRRDKGRGCVMPKLDPFGKEATIYDSDPTKIVCPGIGWVKCYLSECKVVEEILNNYTSVVCVYRDIIFEAELKSSYGDPISVVDANVYHLNISDHVEVSCSGIEKRLLYSSTWFGYQAGFRSSVHLNQAPIGRENSINILIFTFDSSAKIGFIRRMPKSFKYLTEEIHAIVLNSYNIVGDGTREALTPLLSGKNLFELPNTRSDSGNKTCDSYPFIFYKLRDDGYRTAYFEDGPGKGAFQWDLNGFRHQPVHHYLSAYLDHSGRYYKDYCLDDTPQFKVMMNLTYQFMQLSGKKFIFTIVGDISHDNYSVITAADDDFVEFLKTFKHEGHLHNTMLIVMGDHGPRFGVDRERPQARLEERLPLMSIVLPETLKTRRPTALSALQYNVNSLTTPYDIHATLLDALDLRKYWNMYKIPGADHLRGMTLLEPIPQNRSCTEAGVGPHWCACAVWYEISQRDHMFKLASEALVDYINDLTEPARSQCSFRTISKVHWVKTQYIEDDELLQFLKNLKHQLYQVKATLNPGASNFEATLTFSVDAMEFIVTSKDISRTNKYKGESDCISRTHPRLLPYCYCKQ; via the exons atgcatAAGGACTATGGaaattacaaaatgtacaACATGATGGCTTTAATTGTTTCGTACAAAAATCT TTTTATACCAGAATATTCTACTAATAAGATGACTGGCCTGAGAAGAATATGCGCTATTAAATATTGGTTAAGGAAACCAACCAAACATcgcaatttacaaataatgttTTGCCTGTTCGTATTATTGTGTATATCGATGATAGTCTACAAACTTGCATTTGAGACCCATGATGGAGATTTGGAATATCAGTTGATTTAcaa ACGAGCTGAACGCATACTAGCAGAACAGTTGAGACGTGATAAGGGGAGAGGTTGTGTCATGCCGAAGTTGGATCCATTTGGAAAAGAAGCTACGATTTATGATAGCGATCCAACTAAAATAGTATGCCCTGGTATAGGTTGGGTGAAGTgctat CTGTCCGAGTGCAAAGTCGttgaagaaattttaaataattacacaaGCGTCGTCTGTGTGTACAGAGATATTATATTTGAGGCAGAGTTGAAAAGCAGTTATGGAGATCCGATTAGTGTCGTCGATGCTAACGTCTATCACTTAAATATAAGTGATCATGTTGAAGTGTCGTGTTCGGGAATAGAAAAAAG GTTATTATACTCCTCAACTTGGTTTGGCTATCAGGCCGGATTTCGTTCAAGTGTTCACCTGAACCAAGCTCCTATTGGTCGAGAGAATTCtattaatattcttattttcacaTTCGATTCCTCTGCGAAAATTGGATTTATACGTCGCATGCCAAAGAGTTTTAAGTATTTGACTGAAGAGATCCATGCTATCGTTCTTAATAG ctaTAACATCGTAGGTGACGGCACAAGGGAAGCTCTGACTCCGCTATTGAGCGGCAAAAATTTGTTTGAGTTACCGAACACGAGGTCGGACAGTGGAAATAAGACGTGTGACTCGTATCCGTTCATATTCTACAAGTTGAGAGATGATGG CTACAGAACAGCGTATTTTGAAGATGGCCCTGGCAAAGGAGCTTTCCAATGGGATTTGAACGGTTTCCGACATCAGCCTGTACACCATTACCTGTCAGCGTATCTCGATCACAGCGGCCGATATTACAAAGACTACTGTCTGGATGACACACCGCAGTTTAAAGTCATGATGAATTTGACTTATCAG TTCATGCAGCTGAGTGGAAAGAAGTTCATATTCACCATTGTAGGGGATATTTCTCATGACAATTACAGCGTCATAACTGCTGCTGATGATGATTTCGTGGAATTCCTCAAGACTTTTAAACACGAGGGCCACCTTCATAACACCATGTTAATTGTAATGGGTGATCACGGTCCAAG ATTCGGCGTTGACAGAGAAAGGCCTCAGGCCCGACTTGAAGAGCGTCTGCCTCTCATGTCAATAGTACTTCCAGAAACACTTAAAACGCGCAGGCCTACTGCTCTTTCGGCTTTGCAATACAATGTGAACTCTCTGACGACACCTTACGACATTCACGCGACGCTCCTAGATGCTCTCGATCTGCGAAAGTATTGGAACATGTATAAAATACCGGGAGCCGATCACCTTAGAGGCATGACGCTGCTAGAACCG ATTCCCCAAAATCGTTCGTGCACCGAGGCTGGCGTGGGGCCACATTGGTGCGCGTGCGCCGTTTGGTACGAGATATCACAAAGAGACCATATGTTTAAATTAGCGAGTGAGGCGCTTGTTGACTATATCAACGACCTTACAGAACCTGCCAG ATCACAATGCAGTTTTCGCACTATCTCTAAAGTCCATTGGGTGAAGACCCAGTATATTGAAGACGATGAACTTCTCCAGTTCTTGAAAAATCTGAAGCATCAGCTCTACCAAgttaaa gcAACCTTAAATCCTGGCGCGAGCAATTTCGAGGCAACTTTAACATTTTCGGTTGATGCAATGGAATTCATCGTCACTTCTAAAGACATCTCCCGtacaaataa GTATAAAGGCGAGTCTGATTGTATATCACGAACTCACCCTCGCCTGCTGCCCTACTGTTACTGTAAACAGTAG
- the LOC106137502 gene encoding uncharacterized protein LOC106137502 isoform X5 — MEAERPLHRLLYSSTWFGYQAGFRSSVHLNQAPIGRENSINILIFTFDSSAKIGFIRRMPKSFKYLTEEIHAIVLNSYNIVGDGTREALTPLLSGKNLFELPNTRSDSGNKTCDSYPFIFYKLRDDGYRTAYFEDGPGKGAFQWDLNGFRHQPVHHYLSAYLDHSGRYYKDYCLDDTPQFKVMMNLTYQFMQLSGKKFIFTIVGDISHDNYSVITAADDDFVEFLKTFKHEGHLHNTMLIVMGDHGPRFGVDRERPQARLEERLPLMSIVLPETLKTRRPTALSALQYNVNSLTTPYDIHATLLDALDLRKYWNMYKIPGADHLRGMTLLEPIPQNRSCTEAGVGPHWCACAVWYEISQRDHMFKLASEALVDYINDLTEPARSQCSFRTISKVHWVKTQYIEDDELLQFLKNLKHQLYQVKATLNPGASNFEATLTFSVDAMEFIVTSKDISRTNKYKGESDCISRTHPRLLPYCYCKQ; from the exons GTTATTATACTCCTCAACTTGGTTTGGCTATCAGGCCGGATTTCGTTCAAGTGTTCACCTGAACCAAGCTCCTATTGGTCGAGAGAATTCtattaatattcttattttcacaTTCGATTCCTCTGCGAAAATTGGATTTATACGTCGCATGCCAAAGAGTTTTAAGTATTTGACTGAAGAGATCCATGCTATCGTTCTTAATAG ctaTAACATCGTAGGTGACGGCACAAGGGAAGCTCTGACTCCGCTATTGAGCGGCAAAAATTTGTTTGAGTTACCGAACACGAGGTCGGACAGTGGAAATAAGACGTGTGACTCGTATCCGTTCATATTCTACAAGTTGAGAGATGATGG CTACAGAACAGCGTATTTTGAAGATGGCCCTGGCAAAGGAGCTTTCCAATGGGATTTGAACGGTTTCCGACATCAGCCTGTACACCATTACCTGTCAGCGTATCTCGATCACAGCGGCCGATATTACAAAGACTACTGTCTGGATGACACACCGCAGTTTAAAGTCATGATGAATTTGACTTATCAG TTCATGCAGCTGAGTGGAAAGAAGTTCATATTCACCATTGTAGGGGATATTTCTCATGACAATTACAGCGTCATAACTGCTGCTGATGATGATTTCGTGGAATTCCTCAAGACTTTTAAACACGAGGGCCACCTTCATAACACCATGTTAATTGTAATGGGTGATCACGGTCCAAG ATTCGGCGTTGACAGAGAAAGGCCTCAGGCCCGACTTGAAGAGCGTCTGCCTCTCATGTCAATAGTACTTCCAGAAACACTTAAAACGCGCAGGCCTACTGCTCTTTCGGCTTTGCAATACAATGTGAACTCTCTGACGACACCTTACGACATTCACGCGACGCTCCTAGATGCTCTCGATCTGCGAAAGTATTGGAACATGTATAAAATACCGGGAGCCGATCACCTTAGAGGCATGACGCTGCTAGAACCG ATTCCCCAAAATCGTTCGTGCACCGAGGCTGGCGTGGGGCCACATTGGTGCGCGTGCGCCGTTTGGTACGAGATATCACAAAGAGACCATATGTTTAAATTAGCGAGTGAGGCGCTTGTTGACTATATCAACGACCTTACAGAACCTGCCAG ATCACAATGCAGTTTTCGCACTATCTCTAAAGTCCATTGGGTGAAGACCCAGTATATTGAAGACGATGAACTTCTCCAGTTCTTGAAAAATCTGAAGCATCAGCTCTACCAAgttaaa gcAACCTTAAATCCTGGCGCGAGCAATTTCGAGGCAACTTTAACATTTTCGGTTGATGCAATGGAATTCATCGTCACTTCTAAAGACATCTCCCGtacaaataa GTATAAAGGCGAGTCTGATTGTATATCACGAACTCACCCTCGCCTGCTGCCCTACTGTTACTGTAAACAGTAG
- the LOC106137502 gene encoding uncharacterized protein LOC106137502 isoform X3, whose translation MHKDYGNYKMYNMMALIVSYKNLRAERILAEQLRRDKGRGCVMPKLDPFGKEATIYDSDPTKIVCPGIGWVKCYLSECKVVEEILNNYTSVVCVYRDIIFEAELKSSYGDPISVVDANVYHLNISDHVEVSCSGIEKRLLYSSTWFGYQAGFRSSVHLNQAPIGRENSINILIFTFDSSAKIGFIRRMPKSFKYLTEEIHAIVLNSYNIVGDGTREALTPLLSGKNLFELPNTRSDSGNKTCDSYPFIFYKLRDDGYRTAYFEDGPGKGAFQWDLNGFRHQPVHHYLSAYLDHSGRYYKDYCLDDTPQFKVMMNLTYQFMQLSGKKFIFTIVGDISHDNYSVITAADDDFVEFLKTFKHEGHLHNTMLIVMGDHGPRFGVDRERPQARLEERLPLMSIVLPETLKTRRPTALSALQYNVNSLTTPYDIHATLLDALDLRKYWNMYKIPGADHLRGMTLLEPIPQNRSCTEAGVGPHWCACAVWYEISQRDHMFKLASEALVDYINDLTEPARSQCSFRTISKVHWVKTQYIEDDELLQFLKNLKHQLYQVKATLNPGASNFEATLTFSVDAMEFIVTSKDISRTNKYKGESDCISRTHPRLLPYCYCKQ comes from the exons atgcatAAGGACTATGGaaattacaaaatgtacaACATGATGGCTTTAATTGTTTCGTACAAAAATCT ACGAGCTGAACGCATACTAGCAGAACAGTTGAGACGTGATAAGGGGAGAGGTTGTGTCATGCCGAAGTTGGATCCATTTGGAAAAGAAGCTACGATTTATGATAGCGATCCAACTAAAATAGTATGCCCTGGTATAGGTTGGGTGAAGTgctat CTGTCCGAGTGCAAAGTCGttgaagaaattttaaataattacacaaGCGTCGTCTGTGTGTACAGAGATATTATATTTGAGGCAGAGTTGAAAAGCAGTTATGGAGATCCGATTAGTGTCGTCGATGCTAACGTCTATCACTTAAATATAAGTGATCATGTTGAAGTGTCGTGTTCGGGAATAGAAAAAAG GTTATTATACTCCTCAACTTGGTTTGGCTATCAGGCCGGATTTCGTTCAAGTGTTCACCTGAACCAAGCTCCTATTGGTCGAGAGAATTCtattaatattcttattttcacaTTCGATTCCTCTGCGAAAATTGGATTTATACGTCGCATGCCAAAGAGTTTTAAGTATTTGACTGAAGAGATCCATGCTATCGTTCTTAATAG ctaTAACATCGTAGGTGACGGCACAAGGGAAGCTCTGACTCCGCTATTGAGCGGCAAAAATTTGTTTGAGTTACCGAACACGAGGTCGGACAGTGGAAATAAGACGTGTGACTCGTATCCGTTCATATTCTACAAGTTGAGAGATGATGG CTACAGAACAGCGTATTTTGAAGATGGCCCTGGCAAAGGAGCTTTCCAATGGGATTTGAACGGTTTCCGACATCAGCCTGTACACCATTACCTGTCAGCGTATCTCGATCACAGCGGCCGATATTACAAAGACTACTGTCTGGATGACACACCGCAGTTTAAAGTCATGATGAATTTGACTTATCAG TTCATGCAGCTGAGTGGAAAGAAGTTCATATTCACCATTGTAGGGGATATTTCTCATGACAATTACAGCGTCATAACTGCTGCTGATGATGATTTCGTGGAATTCCTCAAGACTTTTAAACACGAGGGCCACCTTCATAACACCATGTTAATTGTAATGGGTGATCACGGTCCAAG ATTCGGCGTTGACAGAGAAAGGCCTCAGGCCCGACTTGAAGAGCGTCTGCCTCTCATGTCAATAGTACTTCCAGAAACACTTAAAACGCGCAGGCCTACTGCTCTTTCGGCTTTGCAATACAATGTGAACTCTCTGACGACACCTTACGACATTCACGCGACGCTCCTAGATGCTCTCGATCTGCGAAAGTATTGGAACATGTATAAAATACCGGGAGCCGATCACCTTAGAGGCATGACGCTGCTAGAACCG ATTCCCCAAAATCGTTCGTGCACCGAGGCTGGCGTGGGGCCACATTGGTGCGCGTGCGCCGTTTGGTACGAGATATCACAAAGAGACCATATGTTTAAATTAGCGAGTGAGGCGCTTGTTGACTATATCAACGACCTTACAGAACCTGCCAG ATCACAATGCAGTTTTCGCACTATCTCTAAAGTCCATTGGGTGAAGACCCAGTATATTGAAGACGATGAACTTCTCCAGTTCTTGAAAAATCTGAAGCATCAGCTCTACCAAgttaaa gcAACCTTAAATCCTGGCGCGAGCAATTTCGAGGCAACTTTAACATTTTCGGTTGATGCAATGGAATTCATCGTCACTTCTAAAGACATCTCCCGtacaaataa GTATAAAGGCGAGTCTGATTGTATATCACGAACTCACCCTCGCCTGCTGCCCTACTGTTACTGTAAACAGTAG